A window of Scophthalmus maximus strain ysfricsl-2021 chromosome 10, ASM2237912v1, whole genome shotgun sequence contains these coding sequences:
- the LOC118285270 gene encoding uncharacterized protein LOC118285270, with translation MAEINTPFSHTDLVKKPPSYEKEVKFKDIYPQLPVISQEGDYCIRDEDDQIIEIGQAETTIKMKPSSKSKKKTTHLETKGRLRIRKMGFRDDDDQSDSEEIMGGYDPVVRRKLVRAERRGDEIWKKKNRGYYTSEDSENGDIDEDVVNKGASYSRGFYPATYSTRIEEVERSMDRCCLDLDKSTKPEEIRELEVQLEKLKRQKEKLREKESRKSDRKYTLRPRRGETLEKMLPVIIRGQNLEYKPWQSTDMSDILEKLSTLQDGAHPWISKLEEITVGTQSAIGDIKRLLANLLGVPAMEEILQKAGLNQYVGTAVNDPELFAASRGRMWRALRETFPTNVHHDNILIESLGQDENPRAYVSRVHQVWRNVTGNDPDLSQMEQSILPAKLQKGLPLPVRSKLAEVVGLGRMAKGVYTDHIAHQVELYRKKEHDQKVQDQEILRKLNQIQLVENKRKEGSYA, from the coding sequence aTGGCGGAAATCAATACACCTTTCTCACATACGGATCTAGTGAAGAAACCCCCATCTTATGAGAAGGAGGTGAAGTTTAAGGACATTTATCCTCAGCTTCCAGTGATCAGTCAGGAGGGTGATTACTGCATCAGAGATGAGGATGACCAAATAATAGAAATTGGACAAGCGGAAACAACTATAAAGATGAAGCCAAGCTCCAAAAGTAAGAAGAAAACGACACACCTGGAAACCAAAGGGAGACTGAGGATCAGGAAGATGGGattcagagatgatgatgatcaaagtGATTCAGAGGAGATCATGGGTGGATATGATCCTGTGGTCAGACGGAAACTGGTAAGAGCAGAAAGGAGAGGTGATGaaatatggaagaaaaagaacagaggatATTATACCTCTGAGGACAGTGAAAATGGAGACATCGATGAAGACGTGGTGAATAAAGGTGCTTCATATTCAAGAGGATTTTATCCTGCAACGTACAGTACCAGAATAGAAGAGGTTGAAAGAAGCATGGACCGATGTTGTTTGGATTTGGATAAGTCAACCAAACCAGAAGAAATAAGAGAATTGGAAGTCCAGTTGGAGAAGCtgaaaagacagaaggaaaaattgAGGGAAAAAGAATCCCGAAAGTCGGACAGGAAGTATACATTGCGTCCAAGAAGAGGGGAGACACTTGAGAAGATGCTTCCGGTGATCATCCGAGGACAGAATTTGGAGTACAAGCCTTGGCAGAGCACAGATATGTCGGATATACTTGAGAAATTGTCTACTCTTCAAGATGGAGCGCATCCTTGGATTTCAAAGTTGGAAGAAATTACGGTGGGAACACAGTCTGCCATAGGAGATATTAAGAGACTTTTGGCTAATCTCCTTGGGGTTCCAGCTATGGAAGAGATCCTACAGAAAGCAGGACTTAATCAATATGTGGGGACTGCTGTGAATGATCCTGAGCTGTTTGCTGCAAGTAGAGGTCGGATGTGGAGAGCGTTGAGAGAAACGTTTCCAACAAATGTGCATCATGACAACATTCTCATTGAGTCCCTGGGACAGGACGAAAATCCGAGAGCCTATGTGTCAAGAGTTCATCAGGTGTGGAGAAATGTTACTGGAAATGACCCGGATTTGAGTCAAATGGAGCAGTCAATTTTGCCAGCCAAACTACAGAAGGGACTTCCCCTACCAGTAAGGAGCAAACTGGCAGAGGTGGTTGGACTTGGAAGAATGGCAAAAGGTGTCTATACGGATCATATAGCCCATCAAGTGGAGCTATATAGGAAAAAGGAGCACGATCAGAAAGTGCAGGACCAAGAGATCCTCAGAAAACTCAATCAAATACAACTGGTGGAGaataagaggaaggaggggtccTATGCGTGA